TGTTTATCGTATTCCTTTACATTCTGTTTTCTACGCGTGAAATTTCTCTTGCGGTCTTGCCTACCAAGGTGATTTACTAGTTAGACTATTAGCGTGACATGTTCTTGGTAATCTGAGCCTTAAAAATTCTCTAGCCTACCGAGGTGATTTACTTCTAGAATATTAGTGATATGTTCTTGTTGTTCACCTACTGCGTGTGTTGCCATGTGACTGCAATTTGGGTACTTACAAAATTATCTACCCTTCTTACTAAAGTTGTAACATATTCTACTTACAGAGTGGGTGAGGTTTGAGGATTAATTTATTGCGATTAGTACACAGTTTATTTATGGGGCCATTTAATTAAAGGATCTGCGTGTTCATTATGTTCCCTGTGCTCAATGGTTTAGTACACTACATCAGTTTGCTTGACATTTTAACTGTTTCCTATGGTAAATGGTATAGTTCAATTTTATGTTGATTAAATTTCAAGGTGTGCAAATTTCCAATAGCATTACTACTAGGCATGCATTCACGTATGAATACTgaatatattatgaatatatgtGAAACCAAAGTAGCTTCTCTTTTAATAGAGGTACCACTTCTATTGTAATTGACTAAAAACTTCTCTAAGCATCGGAAGTACCATTCGGCATTGTGTTCATGTGATGGATTTGGTTTGTTGATGACGTTACCCTGCCTGTGAACCAATAAACTTAACTACAAAGCGACAGATATAAATATCTATAGATACTCTAAAGTAAGTAAAAGTATAAATCATAATGTTAATTAAATTTATGTACataaaatatacatataaattAAATTCTAATATCTCAGGTAATGTACTCAACTCACTACAAAGCACTCTGTGAATTTATGTTGTACTCCTGGAGTCGCCCCTGAGATTATTTTTTCAGTCAGCAAAGAACTGATTAAACAAATGGCCAGAAGCTATTATCAAGATATATGACCTACATCATTTCTTTCGCACGCTGAACTATCTCCGCATCTCTTTTTCTAGACAAGATAAGCTGCATCAGTTCCTTGGCCACTTGATCCATCTCCTCGTCTCCTTTCTTCCTTATGCTATCACCCAAGTTCTTTGCTTTATCCCTCACAGATCTCCCATCTCTATTAGCAACAACCTGTTTGATGACAGAGGCAATCTTCTCTCTTTTAAATCTTCCATTTTCATCCCTCAATACCTCAATTCCCGTGCCAAACTTATGCACAAGTTTAGCATGAAGAGGCTGGTCTAGATGCATGCCCATGGCAATGATAGGAACACCAGAATGCATGCTTTCAGTCACAGAGTTCCATCCGCAATGACTGACAAAACCTCCGATACTTGAGTGCCCCAATATCTTAGCTTGTGGGGCCCATCCCTCGACAATCATCCCTCTCTCTCCAACTTTCTTAAGAAACCCTGATGGCAGTTTATCTTCAAGCCTAATTATCTCTCCAACAGGAAACCTAACAACCCATATGAAATTAACATTACTCAGCATCAAACCATGGGCTATTTCGTCAAAATCTTCTTTCGACAAGAAGTACTCGCTACCAAAAGAGACAAATATAGTGGAGCAAGATTTCTTTTTGTTAAGCCACTTCATGATGTCAGGATTCTCATCTTTACTGGTAGAATCTTGAACTAGCGGACCAACAtgtactattcttttatcagacaGTTCAGACAGATATTCACTAAACTCTTCTTCCATCTCTTTAATACCTTTGATTAAAATTACTTTATCAGATTTTTTTAGGCTTTCAATAGCTTTACGAAGTTCGGGACATTCTCCTAATCCGCTAACTTGTGCATTCTCAGTATCACGATAGAAAATTTCAGGGTACGGGTACTCTTTACCTGGATACTTAAAAGCATGAAGCATGAAAGAAGTCATGGTGGCACTAGTTGCTATAAACTGTACAGCCGGAATATCCAGATCCGAAGCAGCCTCCGCTGGCCATGGCCTGAGAAAGTCGTAAATAACCAAGTCAGGCTTCACGGTCTGCAGAATTTTGGAAAAAGCAGGTTTTGCCATGTCATAAGCACACTTAAGCGTATCCATGAGATGAGGGGGAAGGCCATTAGTAGTGTGGTAATGAGAAGGAAGATTCGGCAAATTTGGTAAGTCAATTTGTACCAGTTGAATACCAGAGCCTTCTCCCATTCTCTTCTTGATCGAACTAAGATTCGCAGCAGTAGAACACAAGTGCACATCAAAATTTCTTGCTTGTAGTTTCTTTCCTAGCTCGAGAAACGGAGATGCGTGTCCATGAGCAAGCCATGGAAACATCAACACAGTTAGTTTGTTGCTTTCTGCATTCTTGATAGCTCCTGTCATTGTTTTTGAAGCTCTATGATAATGTGTTTCTCTGTTTGTGTCTGTATATAAGTGATTGTAAATAGGTATGAGCTTTTTAAAAGGACTAAATTCAATTTTCATGGCTGATTGTAAGGAAGATGTTTTTTTTTGTGACTAATTTGGCTTATATTCCTTACAAT
This genomic interval from Apium graveolens cultivar Ventura chromosome 8, ASM990537v1, whole genome shotgun sequence contains the following:
- the LOC141680897 gene encoding UDP-glucosyltransferase 29-like, whose product is MTGAIKNAESNKLTVLMFPWLAHGHASPFLELGKKLQARNFDVHLCSTAANLSSIKKRMGEGSGIQLVQIDLPNLPNLPSHYHTTNGLPPHLMDTLKCAYDMAKPAFSKILQTVKPDLVIYDFLRPWPAEAASDLDIPAVQFIATSATMTSFMLHAFKYPGKEYPYPEIFYRDTENAQVSGLGECPELRKAIESLKKSDKVILIKGIKEMEEEFSEYLSELSDKRIVHVGPLVQDSTSKDENPDIMKWLNKKKSCSTIFVSFGSEYFLSKEDFDEIAHGLMLSNVNFIWVVRFPVGEIIRLEDKLPSGFLKKVGERGMIVEGWAPQAKILGHSSIGGFVSHCGWNSVTESMHSGVPIIAMGMHLDQPLHAKLVHKFGTGIEVLRDENGRFKREKIASVIKQVVANRDGRSVRDKAKNLGDSIRKKGDEEMDQVAKELMQLILSRKRDAEIVQRAKEMM